A genomic stretch from Candidatus Omnitrophota bacterium includes:
- a CDS encoding ferritin family protein yields MDIQYTSKDIIEMAIQAKARGVDLYLALARNSENYHVGKLFTEFAKDEQKHKVQLEKILDSVRGKKEEAYPGERAMYLRSLVDTNTFNCDKTRKQLLETTVSEEDALRAGITFEKDLMLFLHELRQHADAQGARTIDDLLDEEINHLAKMFHFREKVDGKS; encoded by the coding sequence ATGGATATACAATATACCTCGAAAGACATCATTGAGATGGCCATACAGGCCAAGGCGAGGGGGGTGGATCTTTATCTGGCTCTCGCGCGTAATAGTGAGAATTACCATGTCGGTAAGCTTTTTACCGAGTTCGCGAAGGACGAGCAAAAACACAAGGTGCAACTTGAGAAAATACTGGACTCGGTCCGAGGGAAGAAGGAAGAGGCGTATCCGGGAGAAAGGGCCATGTACCTTAGGTCGCTCGTGGATACCAATACCTTCAACTGCGACAAGACCAGGAAACAGCTTTTAGAGACGACCGTGAGCGAGGAAGACGCCCTTCGCGCGGGGATAACGTTCGAAAAAGACCTGATGCTTTTTCTTCATGAACTTAGGCAACACGCGGATGCCCAAGGAGCCAGGACGATAGATGATCTCTTGGATGAAGAGATAAACCATTTGGCTAAGATGTTCCACTTCAGGGAGAAGGTGGACGGCAAGAGTTGA
- the rfaD gene encoding ADP-glyceromanno-heptose 6-epimerase, translating into MIILTGGAGFIGSCFLSKLNQEGVEDILVVDHLDSSEKWRNLAGKSFIDYVQKDDFLRMVQERKLPRPKAVVHMGACSSTTCTDADYFIKNNYEYSKVLAEWTLKSKVPFIYASSAATYGDGSAGYSDKVDSIKGLKPLNMYGLSKHMFDMWVLSSGLIGKVTGIKFFNVFGPNEYHKGDMMSVICKKFRQVRDKGKITLFKSYDPEYADGEQKRDFIYIKDVVDVMYHLLNNPDKTGIFNLGTGKARSWNDLAGAMFAALGKEPVIEYVEMPEDIRPKYQYFTQAEMARLKGTGYSRTFRELEDSVKDYIGYLSKEAYL; encoded by the coding sequence ATGATAATACTTACGGGTGGTGCCGGGTTCATAGGGAGTTGTTTCCTCTCGAAACTCAACCAGGAGGGCGTAGAGGATATACTCGTCGTGGACCATCTTGATAGTTCGGAAAAGTGGCGCAATCTGGCAGGTAAAAGTTTTATCGATTACGTGCAGAAAGATGATTTTCTCCGGATGGTCCAGGAGCGTAAACTGCCGCGTCCAAAAGCGGTAGTACATATGGGTGCCTGTAGCTCGACGACATGTACCGACGCGGATTATTTCATCAAGAACAATTATGAGTATTCCAAGGTCCTCGCGGAATGGACGCTCAAGAGCAAGGTGCCGTTCATTTACGCGTCATCCGCCGCAACTTACGGTGACGGCAGCGCGGGATATAGCGACAAGGTGGATTCCATAAAGGGACTGAAACCGCTGAATATGTACGGACTTTCCAAACACATGTTCGATATGTGGGTGCTTTCCAGCGGGCTTATAGGCAAGGTTACCGGGATAAAGTTCTTCAACGTATTCGGGCCGAATGAATACCATAAGGGTGACATGATGAGCGTTATCTGTAAGAAGTTCCGACAGGTGCGGGATAAAGGCAAGATAACGCTGTTCAAGTCATATGATCCGGAGTATGCCGACGGAGAACAAAAAAGGGATTTTATATATATCAAGGATGTCGTGGATGTTATGTATCATCTCTTGAACAACCCTGATAAGACCGGGATCTTCAACCTTGGCACGGGTAAGGCCCGAAGCTGGAATGACCTCGCGGGGGCGATGTTCGCGGCGCTGGGGAAAGAACCGGTCATCGAGTATGTCGAAATGCCGGAGGACATACGCCCAAAATACCAGTACTTCACTCAAGCTGAGATGGCCAGGCTCAAAGGGACCGGGTATTCGAGAACTTTCCGGGAACTGGAAGACTCGGTAAAAGATTATATTGGCTATCTTTCGAAAGAAGCGTATCTTTAG
- the lpxD gene encoding UDP-3-O-(3-hydroxymyristoyl)glucosamine N-acyltransferase: MITVSKIAKFLGAEVVGDGTTVVTGMELSDIASKGDITFAVDDKALEAAGKSEASCVITSLHVETFPKTVIRVRDIKEAMTVLYNVMMEILPPRTGEVHPTAVVADSASICDGVGIGAHAVVGERVRVGKNTQIGPNCSIGDNVSIGERTVINPNITIYPNTIIGKNVIIHSGTVIGADGFGYLPKDGKIYKVPQMGRVVIGDDVEIGADTCIDRGTFTDTEIGCGTKIDNLVQIAHNVKIGRNVLIAAQTGIAGSSIVGDNTMMGGNVGVADHVIVGRNARIAAKSGVTGRVDEEKVVMGYPHREIKDFKKLFAIESLLIKNKNKLIKLLRSLPDEKE, from the coding sequence ATGATAACTGTCAGCAAAATAGCAAAATTCCTTGGGGCCGAGGTGGTCGGGGACGGCACCACGGTCGTAACGGGCATGGAACTGAGCGATATCGCCTCGAAAGGTGATATAACCTTTGCGGTGGACGATAAAGCGCTGGAAGCCGCGGGCAAAAGCGAGGCTTCCTGTGTTATCACTTCATTGCATGTTGAGACTTTCCCTAAAACTGTGATCAGGGTCAGGGACATTAAAGAAGCCATGACCGTGTTATATAACGTGATGATGGAGATCCTCCCGCCGAGGACCGGAGAGGTCCACCCAACAGCTGTCGTAGCGGATTCGGCTTCCATTTGTGATGGAGTGGGGATCGGGGCGCACGCTGTCGTGGGCGAACGCGTAAGAGTGGGCAAGAACACCCAGATCGGTCCGAATTGTTCTATTGGGGATAACGTATCGATAGGGGAAAGAACTGTCATCAACCCGAACATTACTATATATCCGAATACCATTATAGGGAAGAACGTTATCATACATTCGGGGACGGTCATAGGCGCGGATGGATTTGGCTACCTCCCGAAGGATGGTAAGATCTACAAGGTCCCGCAGATGGGACGTGTTGTGATAGGGGATGACGTCGAGATAGGGGCCGATACGTGTATTGACAGGGGTACGTTCACTGACACGGAAATAGGCTGTGGAACGAAGATTGACAACCTGGTGCAGATCGCCCATAACGTAAAAATAGGGCGGAATGTCCTGATAGCCGCCCAGACAGGCATAGCGGGGAGTTCTATTGTCGGGGACAATACCATGATGGGAGGGAACGTGGGAGTGGCCGACCACGTCATCGTGGGCAGGAACGCCAGGATAGCCGCTAAATCCGGGGTAACAGGCAGGGTCGACGAGGAGAAGGTCGTTATGGGATATCCTCATCGGGAGATAAAGGATTTCAAGAAGCTGTTCGCCATAGAGAGCCTGCTCATCAAGAACAAGAACAAGCTCATCAAACTTTTAAGGTCTTTGCCTGACGAAAAAGAATAG
- a CDS encoding HU family DNA-binding protein, giving the protein MNKAEFIESVFKMGGYETKAEAGRAYDTVVGALATRLSKGNAKERVIRLPELGTFQMKTRKARNGRNPQTGKAIKIPAKKVVAFKAGKGLSDNL; this is encoded by the coding sequence ATGAACAAGGCTGAATTTATTGAATCCGTATTCAAAATGGGTGGATACGAAACGAAAGCCGAAGCGGGCAGAGCATATGATACCGTCGTAGGCGCTCTCGCGACCCGTCTTTCAAAAGGCAACGCGAAAGAAAGAGTTATTCGTCTTCCTGAGCTGGGCACTTTCCAGATGAAGACAAGGAAAGCAAGGAACGGCAGAAACCCGCAGACCGGAAAAGCCATAAAGATACCGGCTAAAAAAGTTGTGGCGTTCAAGGCTGGCAAGGGTCTTTCTGACAATCTCTAA
- a CDS encoding aminotransferase class IV → MKEVVMADNGSSFQLIETILWEENRYFLLGLHMDRLRSSARTLSLSLDEAQVRNELDKIAASFAPDKEYRVRLLLAPNGGLKISHSPLPPPPTYPVKAVLATKNTEKDDPLLRHKTTNRSLYDTELGKARTLGFFDVIFTNTDGEVTEGAITNIIVNKNGLFLTPPISSGVLPGVYRKYLMDSGKIPLKTAILYKEDILGADHVFLINSVRRMMPAEITP, encoded by the coding sequence ATGAAAGAGGTAGTAATGGCCGATAACGGTTCATCCTTCCAGCTTATCGAGACCATCCTGTGGGAAGAGAACAGATATTTCCTTCTGGGCCTTCATATGGACCGACTAAGATCAAGCGCCCGAACACTTTCCCTTTCTCTGGATGAGGCCCAAGTACGGAACGAACTGGACAAAATAGCCGCGTCTTTTGCCCCGGATAAGGAATACCGGGTCCGGTTACTTCTTGCTCCGAACGGCGGCCTGAAAATATCACATTCCCCCCTGCCTCCACCACCAACATATCCGGTAAAAGCTGTATTGGCCACAAAAAATACCGAAAAGGATGACCCCCTGCTCAGGCATAAAACGACTAACCGGTCACTTTACGATACCGAACTTGGAAAAGCCCGGACTTTGGGTTTTTTTGACGTTATCTTCACTAATACAGACGGTGAAGTGACCGAAGGGGCCATAACCAATATTATCGTGAACAAGAACGGGCTGTTCCTGACGCCGCCGATATCTTCCGGCGTCCTGCCCGGAGTTTATAGGAAATATCTCATGGATTCCGGGAAAATCCCGCTCAAGACAGCGATACTTTACAAGGAAGATATCCTGGGGGCGGACCATGTGTTCCTGATAAATTCCGTAAGACGAATGATGCCCGCGGAGATCACGCCATAA
- a CDS encoding GGDEF domain-containing protein, with amino-acid sequence MKISFLKTRFVGYLVLFSVLSWFLFNFLLNRQGTIMYSYFIEKPTRYNLERAERLASSIYQSFKKEVSIPTIGNITSFINKYNDIPFLSVNFVYQDDNGTMNSVLNDVKELDILSAEYVYPIKYENRDVGTLMVYDINKEYEKGMSEYDHMLLVTRISFAIMLVLLLSVLVFREYSAVIEHEKRKAEYRAVHDGLTGLYTQKYFKEFLQREVTRSQRYKRPISLIMCDIDHFKKFNDTYGHLCGDMVLKTVSGIVSTDVRSSDIVARYGGEEFAILLVESSMEHASAVATRLRQLTERAIDIAERIKSDVEHTAIQFDHTQVHVTMSMGVSSYNGHEDYKAEYLISEADHALYESKEKGRNLITIFDPTTKSFTSHP; translated from the coding sequence ATGAAGATATCTTTCCTAAAGACCCGTTTCGTAGGATACCTGGTCCTCTTTTCGGTACTCAGCTGGTTCCTGTTCAACTTCCTGTTGAATCGCCAGGGGACCATCATGTACAGCTATTTTATAGAAAAACCCACAAGATATAACCTGGAAAGGGCCGAACGTCTGGCTTCTTCCATATACCAGAGCTTTAAAAAAGAGGTTTCTATCCCCACGATCGGGAATATTACGTCCTTTATAAATAAATACAACGATATCCCGTTCCTTAGCGTGAACTTCGTTTACCAGGACGACAATGGCACGATGAACAGCGTTTTGAACGACGTAAAAGAGCTGGACATCCTTAGCGCCGAGTATGTTTATCCCATAAAGTACGAGAACAGGGACGTGGGCACCCTTATGGTCTACGATATAAACAAAGAATACGAGAAAGGAATGAGCGAGTACGACCATATGCTGCTGGTAACGCGTATATCTTTCGCTATAATGCTGGTACTGCTTTTGTCAGTCCTTGTTTTCCGGGAATACAGCGCCGTTATAGAGCATGAGAAAAGAAAAGCCGAATATCGCGCGGTGCACGACGGTCTTACGGGATTATATACCCAGAAATACTTCAAGGAGTTCCTGCAACGCGAAGTGACCCGTTCACAGCGATATAAACGCCCGATCTCCCTCATAATGTGCGATATCGACCATTTTAAGAAATTCAATGACACGTATGGCCATCTTTGCGGGGATATGGTCTTGAAAACCGTCTCTGGCATCGTATCCACCGACGTCAGGTCTTCGGATATAGTGGCCAGATATGGCGGAGAGGAGTTCGCCATACTTCTCGTGGAATCTTCCATGGAACACGCTTCAGCGGTCGCGACGAGGCTCAGGCAGCTCACGGAGCGCGCCATCGACATAGCGGAGCGCATAAAAAGCGATGTCGAACATACCGCCATACAATTCGACCACACGCAGGTGCATGTTACAATGAGTATGGGAGTTTCATCATATAACGGGCATGAGGACTATAAGGCGGAATACCTGATAAGCGAAGCCGACCACGCTCTTTATGAATCAAAGGAAAAAGGCAGGAACCTCATAACCATATTCGACCCGACCACCAAAAGCTTTACCAGCCACCCCTGA